One Punica granatum isolate Tunisia-2019 chromosome 3, ASM765513v2, whole genome shotgun sequence genomic window carries:
- the LOC116201123 gene encoding putative pentatricopeptide repeat-containing protein At1g68930 gives MMRTLGCKLGQSQTLGCRIKSFPPSSFEGRSSTLDSSCTVPPAFDETCGMSSDYFSSLLKFCCDSRNLGQAKKLHCRIIKTLTSPETILSNNLVNAYSKLGNLSYARNVFDQIPQPNLFSWNAILSAYSKSGNLARVQETFNLMSVRDGVSWNCLISAYAGRGLVADSVKAYNSMMREGTRNLSRITFSTMLVLSSNRGCINLGKQVHGHILKFGFSEYVFVGSPLVDMYSKTGLIRDAKQVFDEMSERNLVLHNTMITGLLRCGLVEESKLLFHNMKERDSISWTTMITGFTQNGLDREAIAFFREMGSEGLEIDQFTYGSVLTACSSILALNEGKQIHAFAMKTSYIGNIFVGSALVDMYCKCKNVIYAGRVFNRMARKNVVSWTAMLVGYGQNGFSEDAVRIFRDMQRNGIEPDDFTLGSVISSCANLASLEEGSQFHCLALVSGYVSCLTVSNALITLYGKCGNIEDSSRLFDEMSCRDEVSWTALVSGYAQFGKANETIDLFEKMLASGFKPDGVTFIGVLSACSRAGLVDKGKEYFESMMKEHHITPVTDHYTCMIDLLSRSGRLEEAKNFINNMPFPPDAIGWSTLLSSCRFRGNLEIGKWAADSLMELEPQSPASYVLLTSIYAATGKWDDVAQLRKGMRERGVKKEPGFSWIKYKNKVHIFSADDQSSPYLDQIYTELERLNSRIISEGYVPDMSSILHDVEDSEKIKMLNHHSEKLAIAFGLIFIPSNFPIRVVKNLRVCGDCHSATKYISKVTGREILVRDAIRFHLFKDGSCSCGDFW, from the coding sequence ATGATGAGAACTTTAGGGTGCAAATTGGGACAAAGTCAAACTTTAGGGTGCAGAATCAAAAGTTTCCCGCCTTCTTCATTCGAAGGTCGATCGTCAACGTTGGACAGTAGTTGCACGGTCCCGCCGGCATTCGACGAGACATGCGGCATGTCTTCGGACTACTTCTCCTCCTTGCTGAAGTTCTGCTGCGACTCCCGCAATCTGGGCCAAGCCAAAAAGCTCCATTGCCGCATCATCAAGACTCTCACAAGCCCAGAGACCATCTTATCCAACAACCTCGTCAACGCTTACAGCAAATTAGGGAACTTGAGCTATGCGCGTAATGTGTTCGATCAAATTCCTCAACCGAACCTCTTTTCGTGGAACGCCATCCTCTCGGCTTATTCGAAGTCTGGGAATCTTGCTCGAGTGCAAGAAACGTTTAATCTTATGTCAGTTCGTGATGGGGTGTCTTGGAATTGCCTCATTTCAGCATATGCCGGGCGAGGATTGGTGGCGGATTCTGTCAAGGCTTACAATTCAATGATGAGGGAAGGAACCAGGAATTTGAGTCGGATAACCTTTTCGACGATGCTTGTATTGTCCTCTAATAGAGGGTGTATTAATTTGGGGAAGCAAGTGCACGGGCATATATTAAAGTTTGGGTTTTCGGAGTATGTCTTCGTGGGGAGTCCTCTGGTGGACATGTACTCAAAGACAGGTTTAATCCGAGATGCGAAACAGGTTTTTGATGAAATGTCTGAGAGGAATCTAGTCCTGCACAATACTATGATTACAGGGCTTTTAAGGTGTGGCCTGGTTGAGGAGTCTAAGTTGTTGTTTCACAATATGAAGGAGAGAGACTCGATCTCGTGGACTACAATGATCACTGGGTTTACCCAAAATGGTTTGGACAGAGAAGCGATTGCTTTCTTCAGAGAGATGGGATCAGAAGGTTTGGAAATTGATCAGTTCACTTACGGGAGTGTGTTGACTGCTTGCAGTAGTATTTTGGCTCTGAATGAGGGGAAACAAATACATGCCTTTGCGATGAAAACTAGTTACATAGGCAATATTTTCGTGGGTAGTGCTCTGGTTGACATGTATtgcaagtgcaagaatgtgaTTTATGCCGGGAGGGTTTTCAACAGAATGGCCCGTAAGAATGTCGTGTCATGGACTGCAATGCTTGTTGGCTATGGTCAAAATGGTTTTAGCGAGGATGCTGTTCGGATTTTCCGTGATATGCAGAGGAATGGGATTGAGCCTGATGATTTTACTTTAGGAAGTGTAATTAGCTCATGTGCGAATCTAGCTAGCTTAGAAGAGGGGTCACAGTTTCATTGTCTCGCGTTGGTTTCTGGGTATGTTTCTTGCTTAACAGTTTCGAATGCTCTCATCACATTATATGGTAAATGTGGGAATATAGAAGATTCGAGCAGGCTGTTCGATGAGATGAGTTGCAGGGATGAAGTCTCTTGGACAGCACTAGTTTCAGGCTATGCGCAGTTTGGTAAAGCCAATGAGACGATTGATTTGTTTGAGAAAATGTTAGCCTCGGGATTCAAACCCGATGGAGTGACTTTTATAGGTGTACTTTCAGCCTGCAGCAGAGCTGGACTAGTGGATAAGGGCAAGGAATACTTTGAGTCGATGATGAAAGAACATCATATTACCCCAGTTACTGATCACTATACTTGCATGATTGATCTTCTGAGTCGATCCGGAAGGTTAGAAGAAGCCAAGAATTTCATTAACAATATGCCTTTTCCTCCTGACGCTATTGGTTGGTCCACGTTGCTGAGCTCTTGTAGGTTTCGGGGGAACCTTGAAATTGGGAAATGGGCTGCTGATTCTCTCATGGAGTTGGAGCCACAGAGCCCTGCAAGTTATGTTTTGCTCACGAGCATTTATGCGGCTACAGGGAAATGGGATGATGTGGCTCAACTGCGAAAgggaatgagagagagaggagtgaAGAAGGAACCTGGGTTCAGTTGGATCAAATATAAGAACAAAGTGCATATTTTCTCAGCTGATGATCAGTCGAGTCCTTATTTAGATCAGATTTATACCGAGTTAGAGAGATTAAATTCGAGAATTATATCGGAAGGTTATGTGCCTGATATGAGTTCTATTCTCCACGATGTCGAGGACTCAGAAAAGATAAAGATGCTGAATCACCACAGCGAAAAGCTTGCAATTGCTTTTGGGTTGATATTTATACCTTCCAACTTTCCGATCAGGGTTGTTAAGAATCTCAGGGTCTGTGGAGATTGTCACAGCGCGACCAAATACATTTCGAAGGTGACTGGAAGAGAAATCCTTGTGAGGGATGCTATAAGGTTCCATCTCTTCAAAGATGGATCATGTTCATGCGGAGATTTCTGGTAA